The Falco peregrinus isolate bFalPer1 chromosome 1, bFalPer1.pri, whole genome shotgun sequence genome has a window encoding:
- the TMEM87A gene encoding transmembrane protein 87A isoform X1: protein MAAASRSGGWRRSEAVLLRLLAVLLLAGAASAGQRSKWRLPVLMGKKFNFGKILFSNTTIFLRFEGDEKTCDPSQSYNVTWYLRYSDCYNEVFNFGDEQAEYYFGATSEEHPGWSGYYATASLPFPNCSELFRPQIFYKEFVHPEPLSPEKQESLKDKKESGGNHTMVADKTAMNAVIKTWRDGPYIFIVQIGITTAKDSTTKVKRMERTTPSSYQNKPFTMTVELKGPYEYLSLADYPLMIFFMVMCIVYVFFGVLWLAWSACYWRDLLRIQFWIGAVIFLGMLEKAVFYAEFQNIRYTGESVQGAVILAELLSAVKRSLARTLVIIVSLGYGIVKPRLGVTLHKVVMAGALYLLFSGMEGVLRVTGFFYDTVALIANLALSMIDACMILWIFISLTQTMKLLKLRRNVVKLSLYRHFTNTLILAVAASIVFIIWTTMKFRLVDCQSDWQELWVDDAIWRLLFSMILFVIMILWRPSANNQRFAFSPLSEEEDDDEQKEPMLKESFEGMKMRSTKQEPNGNVKANKAQEDDLKWVEENVPSSVTDVALPALLDSDEERMITHFERSKME, encoded by the exons ATGGCGGCGGCGTCGCGTTCCGGGGGCTGGCGGCGGTCTGAGGCCGTCCTCCTGCGGCTGCTggcggtgctgctgctggcgggCGCGGCGAGCGCCGGGCAGCGCTCCAAATGGCGGCTCCCGGTGCTCATG GGGAAGAAGTTTAACTTCGGGAAGATTCTCTTCAGCAACACCACCATTTTCCTGAGAT TTGAAGGAGATGAAAAAACTTGTGATCCCTCCCAAAGTTACAATGTTACTTGGTACTTAAGATATTCTGACTGCTACAATGAAGTCTTCAACTTTGGG GATGAACAGGCAGAGTACTACTTTGGGGCTACGTCTGAAGAGCATCCTGGTTGGTCAGGATACTATGCCACAGCTTCTCTCCCCTTTCCAAACTGCTCTGAGCTCTTCAGACCTCAG ATTTTCTATAAAGAATTTGTTCATCCAGAGCCTCTCTCACCTGAGAAACAAGAG aGCTTAAAAGATAAGAAGGAGAGTGGAGGAAATCACACAATGGTGGCAGATAAAACT gcaaTGAATGCTGTTATCAAAACTTGGCGAGATGGGCCATACATATTTATTGTGCAAATTGGAATTACAACTGCAAAGGATTCTACTACCAAAGTTAAAAGAATGGAGAGAACAACACCTTCCTCATATCAAAATAAGCCCTTTACAA TGACAGTAGAATTGAAGGGGCCATATGAGTACCTCTCTCTTGCAGACTATCCTCTGATGATT TTTTTCATGGTGATGTGCATTGTGTACGTATTCTTCGGGGTTCTATGGCTTGCATGGTCAGCCTGTTACTGGCGGGATCTCCTGAGGATCCAGTTCTGGATTGGTGCTGTTATCTTCCTGGGAATGCTCGAGAAAGCAGTTTTCTATGCAGAGTTCCAGAATATCCGCTACACGGGGGAATCTG TTCAAGGAGCAGTAATACTGGCagaactgctttctgctgtgaagCGCTCATTGGCTCGAACTCTGGTCATCATAGTCAGCCTGGGATATGGGATAGTCAA GCCTCGCCTTGGAGTTACTCTTCACAAAGTAGTTATGGCTGGAGCCCTTTATCTGTTATTTTCTGGCATGGAAGGTGTTCTTAGAGTCACAGGG tttttctatgACACTGTGGCTCTGATAGCAAACTTGGCCCTGTCCATGATTGATGCCTGTATGATTTTGTGG ATATTCATCAGCTTAACTCAAACAATGAAACTGCTAAAACTTCGAAGGAATGTTGTGAAACTCTCTTTGTATCGGCACTTCACCAACACGCTCATCTTGGCAGTAGCAG CATCTATTGTATTTATCATCTGGACCACCATGAAGTTCAGGCTGGTGGACTGTCAGTCG GACTGGCAGGAGTTATGGGTGGATGATGCCATCTGGCGTTTATTGTTTTCAATGATCCTTTTTGTCATCATGATTCTGTGGAGACCATCTGCTAACAACCAAAG GTTTGCTTTCTCACCACTGTCTGAAGAGGAGGATGATGATGAGCAGAAAGAGCCAATGTTAAAGGAAAGCTTTG agggaatgaaaatgagaagtaCAAAGCAAGAACCAAATGGGaatgtaaaagcaaacaaagct CAAGAGGATGACCTGAAGTGGGTAGAGGAGAATGTTCCTTCATCAGTGACAGATGT
- the TMEM87A gene encoding transmembrane protein 87A isoform X2, protein MAAASRSGGWRRSEAVLLRLLAVLLLAGAASAGQRSKWRLPVLMGKKFNFGKILFSNTTIFLRFEGDEKTCDPSQSYNVTWYLRYSDCYNEVFNFGDEQAEYYFGATSEEHPGWSGYYATASLPFPNCSELFRPQIFYKEFVHPEPLSPEKQESLKDKKESGGNHTMVADKTAMNAVIKTWRDGPYIFIVQIGITTAKDSTTKVKRMERTTPSSYQNKPFTMTVELKGPYEYLSLADYPLMIFFMVMCIVYVFFGVLWLAWSACYWRDLLRIQFWIGAVIFLGMLEKAVFYAEFQNIRYTGESVQGAVILAELLSAVKRSLARTLVIIVSLGYGIVKPRLGVTLHKVVMAGALYLLFSGMEGVLRVTGAQNDLASLAFIPLAFLDTALCWWIFISLTQTMKLLKLRRNVVKLSLYRHFTNTLILAVAASIVFIIWTTMKFRLVDCQSDWQELWVDDAIWRLLFSMILFVIMILWRPSANNQRFAFSPLSEEEDDDEQKEPMLKESFEGMKMRSTKQEPNGNVKANKAQEDDLKWVEENVPSSVTDVALPALLDSDEERMITHFERSKME, encoded by the exons ATGGCGGCGGCGTCGCGTTCCGGGGGCTGGCGGCGGTCTGAGGCCGTCCTCCTGCGGCTGCTggcggtgctgctgctggcgggCGCGGCGAGCGCCGGGCAGCGCTCCAAATGGCGGCTCCCGGTGCTCATG GGGAAGAAGTTTAACTTCGGGAAGATTCTCTTCAGCAACACCACCATTTTCCTGAGAT TTGAAGGAGATGAAAAAACTTGTGATCCCTCCCAAAGTTACAATGTTACTTGGTACTTAAGATATTCTGACTGCTACAATGAAGTCTTCAACTTTGGG GATGAACAGGCAGAGTACTACTTTGGGGCTACGTCTGAAGAGCATCCTGGTTGGTCAGGATACTATGCCACAGCTTCTCTCCCCTTTCCAAACTGCTCTGAGCTCTTCAGACCTCAG ATTTTCTATAAAGAATTTGTTCATCCAGAGCCTCTCTCACCTGAGAAACAAGAG aGCTTAAAAGATAAGAAGGAGAGTGGAGGAAATCACACAATGGTGGCAGATAAAACT gcaaTGAATGCTGTTATCAAAACTTGGCGAGATGGGCCATACATATTTATTGTGCAAATTGGAATTACAACTGCAAAGGATTCTACTACCAAAGTTAAAAGAATGGAGAGAACAACACCTTCCTCATATCAAAATAAGCCCTTTACAA TGACAGTAGAATTGAAGGGGCCATATGAGTACCTCTCTCTTGCAGACTATCCTCTGATGATT TTTTTCATGGTGATGTGCATTGTGTACGTATTCTTCGGGGTTCTATGGCTTGCATGGTCAGCCTGTTACTGGCGGGATCTCCTGAGGATCCAGTTCTGGATTGGTGCTGTTATCTTCCTGGGAATGCTCGAGAAAGCAGTTTTCTATGCAGAGTTCCAGAATATCCGCTACACGGGGGAATCTG TTCAAGGAGCAGTAATACTGGCagaactgctttctgctgtgaagCGCTCATTGGCTCGAACTCTGGTCATCATAGTCAGCCTGGGATATGGGATAGTCAA GCCTCGCCTTGGAGTTACTCTTCACAAAGTAGTTATGGCTGGAGCCCTTTATCTGTTATTTTCTGGCATGGAAGGTGTTCTTAGAGTCACAGGG GCCCAGAATGATCTTGCCTCCTTGGCTTTTATTCCCCTGGCTTTCCTAGATactgccctgtgctggtgg ATATTCATCAGCTTAACTCAAACAATGAAACTGCTAAAACTTCGAAGGAATGTTGTGAAACTCTCTTTGTATCGGCACTTCACCAACACGCTCATCTTGGCAGTAGCAG CATCTATTGTATTTATCATCTGGACCACCATGAAGTTCAGGCTGGTGGACTGTCAGTCG GACTGGCAGGAGTTATGGGTGGATGATGCCATCTGGCGTTTATTGTTTTCAATGATCCTTTTTGTCATCATGATTCTGTGGAGACCATCTGCTAACAACCAAAG GTTTGCTTTCTCACCACTGTCTGAAGAGGAGGATGATGATGAGCAGAAAGAGCCAATGTTAAAGGAAAGCTTTG agggaatgaaaatgagaagtaCAAAGCAAGAACCAAATGGGaatgtaaaagcaaacaaagct CAAGAGGATGACCTGAAGTGGGTAGAGGAGAATGTTCCTTCATCAGTGACAGATGT